In the genome of Girardinichthys multiradiatus isolate DD_20200921_A chromosome 7, DD_fGirMul_XY1, whole genome shotgun sequence, one region contains:
- the slc9a2 gene encoding sodium/hydrogen exchanger 2 codes for MNHIYTKRALSVLIICAFLSLPYGSSGEAPPKPGEGVTILSPVKPDNGPQVYPEDEKSNLPVFTMDYPRIQIPFEITLWMLLASFAKIGFHVYHKITIWVPESCLLITIGLIVGGIMHSVKEEPPAVLTSNVFFLYMLPPIVLDSGYFMPARPFFENIGTVLWFAVVGTLWNSIGIGMSLFAICQIEAFDVQDINLQENLLFAAIISAVDPVAVLNVFEQASVNEQLYIAIFGECLFNDAITVVLYSMFSFVAEMPVVDPVDVFLGVSRFFVVGLGGMGFGILFGFVAAFTTRFTSKVREIEPLFIFMYSYLAYLVAELFAISSIMAIVCCALTMKNYVEENVSQRSCTTIRHVVKMLGSISETLIFFFLGVVTITTEHEWNWGYILFTLLFAFLWRGLGVLLLTQIINPFRTIPFNMKDQFGLAYGGLRGAVSFALAFTLPDHIGRKQLFVTATIAVILFTVFLQGISIQPLIEFINVRRTNRNVDTINVEIHSRLMEHTMEGIEDLCGQWSHFYWKDKFMKFNNRILRRIFIRDRRAESSIVALYKKLELQNAMEILDTVPGDISAAPSLVSLQDEKKESPKPKKIYMAEDLKNMHNILSKNMYKIRQRTVAFTSKHALPNDSQPREILIRRHASIRRSLRPGILQSTMVPKSQKYFSLPAAQNLGSKYPSVRLSYADDHETMSDVAYPTRRSRFSHPKRSSSGAMMPLHRLGTLKEVPSTDVLNESEGEGGSKDCSTPIDPLLHFSGWL; via the exons ATGAATCATATCTACACCAAACGAGCACTCTCGGTGCTTATTATCTGCGCATTTTTAAGTCTTCCTTATGGCTCCAGTGGAGAAGCTCCACCTAAACCAGGTGAAGGGGTCACGATTTTGTCCCCTGTTAAGCCTGATAATGGACCCCAGGTTTATCCAGAAGATGAAAAGTCTAATTTACCTGTGTTCACTATGGACTATCCCAGAATACAGATCCCGTTTGAGATCACTTTATGGATGCTGCTGGCTTCGTTCGCAAAAATAG GCTTTCATGTGTACCACAAGATAACCATCTGGGTGCCAGAGTCATGTCTTCTAATAACCATCGGTCTGATTGTTGGAGGCATTATGCACTCAGTCAAAGAGGAGCCCCCAGCTGTTCTCACCAGCAATGTCTTCTTCCTTTACATGCTCCCCCCTATCGTCCTTGACTCGGGCTACTTCATGCCCGCCAGGCCTTTCTTTGAGAACATTGGCACA GTGTTGTGGTTTGCAGTGGTGGGAACCCTGTGGAACAGCATCGGCATCGGCATGTCCCTGTTCGCCATATGCCAGATCGAAGCGTTCGACGTGCAGGACATCAACCTCCAGGAGAACCTGTTGTTTGCAGCTATCATCTCGGCCGTGGACCCCGTGGCGGTTCTCAACGTGTTTGAGCAGGCTTCTGTGAACGAGCAGCTCTACATTGCGATTTTTGGAGAATGCCTCTTCAACGATGCCATCACTGTG GTGCTGTACAGCATGTTCAGCTTTGTGGCAGAAATGCCAGTGGTGGACCCGGTGGACGTGTTCTTGGGAGTGTCGAGGTTCTTTGTGGTCGGCCTTGGGGGGATGGGTTTTGGCATCCTTTTCGGTTTTGTGGCCGCCTTCACAACAAGATTCACCTCCAAGGTCAGAGAAATTGAGCCCCTCTTCATCTTCATGTACAGCTATCTGGCGTATCTGGTGGCCGAGCTCTTTGCCATCTCATCCATCATGGC CATTGTTTGCTGTGCCCTCACTATGAAGAACTACGTCGAAGAGAATGTTTCCCAGCGTTCTTGCACGACCATCCGGCATGTGGTCAAAATGCTCGGCTCTATCTCGGAGACCCTTATCTTCTTCTTCCTGGGCGTCGTCACCATAACGACCGAGCATGAGTGGAACTGGGGCTACATCCTGTTCACGCTGTTGTTTGCCTTTCTATGGAGAGGTCTGG GTGTTTTGTTGTTGACTCAGATCATCAACCCTTTCCGAACCATCCCCTTCAACATGAAAGATCAGTTTGGTTTGGCCTACGGAGGACTGCGAGGTGCAGTTTCATTTGCTCTGGCCTTTACGCTACCTGACCACATCGGCCGAAAGCAGCTGTTTGTCACTGCCACCATCGCAGTCATCCTCTTCACCGTGTTTCTTCAG GGAATCAGTATCCAACCTCTGATTGAGTTCATCAATGTTCGCAGAACCAACCGCAACGTGGACACCATCAATGTAGAGATTCACAGCAGG CTCATGGAGCACACAATGGAAGGAATAGAAGATCTCTGTGGACAGTGGAGTCATTTCTACTGGAAGGACAA GTTCATGAAGTTTAACAACCGAATACTACGCCGGATCTTTATCCGAGACCGCAGGGCCGAGTCCAGTATTGTCGCGTTGTACAAGAAGCTGGAGCTGCAGAATGCCATGGAGATCCTGGACACGGTGCCTGGGGACATCAGTGCTGCTCCGTCCCTCGTCTCCCTCCA GGACGAGAAGAAGGAATCTCCTAAACCAAAGAAGATATACATGGCCGAGGACCTTAAAAACATGCACAACATCCTGTCCAAGAACATGTACAAGATCAGGCAGCGG ACGGTGGCATTCACGAGTAAGCATGCTCTGCCCAATGACAGCCAGCCAAGAGAGATCCTGATCAGACGCCACGCCAGCATCCGGCGAAGCCTCCGTCCTGGCATCCTTCAGTCAACG ATGGTTCCAAAGTCACAGAAATATTTCTCACTTCCTGCTGCACAGAATTTGGGGTCTAAATATCCTTCTGTTAGGCTGAGTTATGCAG ATGACCACGAAACCATGTCGGACGTAGCCTATCCTACCCGGCGCTCTCGATTCAGCCATCCCAAGCGCTCCTCGTCTGGTGCCATGATGCCTCTTCACAGGCTGGGCACTCTAAAAGAAGTCCCCTCTACTGATGTTCTCAATGAAAGCGAGGGAGAGGGTGGCAGCAAAGACTGTAGCACGCCCATTGACCCACTGCTCCATTTTTCTGGGTGGTTGTGA